The Pan paniscus chromosome 3, NHGRI_mPanPan1-v2.0_pri, whole genome shotgun sequence genome includes a window with the following:
- the GRPEL1 gene encoding grpE protein homolog 1, mitochondrial: MAAQCVRLARRSLPALALSLRPSPRLLCTATKQKNSGQNLEEDMGQSEQKADPPATEKTLLEEKVKLEEQLKETVEKYKRALADTENLRQRSQKLVEEAKLYGIQAFCKDLLEVADVLEKATQCVPKEEIKDDNPHLKNLYEGLVMTEVQIQKVFTKHGLLKLNPVGAKFDPYEHEALFHTPVEGKEPGTVALVSKVGYKLHGRTLRPALVGVVKEA, encoded by the exons ATGGCGGCTCAGTGCGTGAGGCTGGCGCGGCGCAGTCTTCCTGCTTTGGCGTTGTCTCTCAG GCCATCTCCCCGGTTGTTGTGCACAGCCACGAAACAAAAGAACAGTGGCCAGAACCTGGAAGAGGACATGGGTCAGAGTGAACAGAAGGCAGATCCTCCTGCTACAGAGAAGACCCTCCTGGAAGAGAAGGTCAAGTTGGAGGAGCAGCTGAAGGAGACTGTG gaaaaatataaacGAGCTTTGGCAGACACTGAGAACTTACGGCAGAGGAGCCAGAAATTGGTGGAGGAGGCAAAATTATACG GCATTCAAGCCTTCTGCAAGGACTTGTTGGAGGTGGCAGACGTTCTGGAGAAGGCAACACAGTGTGttccaaaagaagaaattaaagacgATAACCCTCACCTGAAGAACCTCTATGAGGGGCTGGTCATGACTGAAGTCCAGATCCAGAAGGTGTTCACAAAGCATGGCTTGCTCAAGTTGAACCCTGTCGGAGCCAAGTTCGACCCTTATGAACATGAGGCCTTGTTCCACACACCGGTTGAGGGgaaggagccaggcacagtggccctaGTTAGCAAAGTGGGGTACAAGCTGCATGGGCGCACTCTGAGACCCGCCCTGGTGGGGGTGGTGAAGGAAGCTTAG